One window from the genome of Mycolicibacterium gadium encodes:
- a CDS encoding phage holin family protein: protein MSDRRNGVPTTVTSIPLVDPHAPKPDPSIGDLVKDATAQVSTLVRAEVELAKAEITRDVKKGLTGSVFFILALVVLFYSTFFFFFFAAELLDTWLWRWAAFLIVFGVMVLVTAIFALLGYLKVRRIRGPQKTIESVKELPEALTPGHDRAGAVAIESNGDGKSGKPASTSDPSGW, encoded by the coding sequence GTGAGCGATCGCAGGAATGGCGTGCCGACCACCGTGACCTCGATACCACTGGTCGACCCGCATGCTCCCAAGCCCGACCCGTCGATCGGCGACCTCGTCAAAGACGCCACCGCGCAGGTGTCCACGCTGGTACGCGCCGAGGTGGAACTCGCCAAGGCCGAGATCACCCGCGACGTCAAGAAGGGCCTCACGGGCAGCGTCTTCTTCATCCTCGCGCTCGTGGTGCTGTTCTACTCCACCTTCTTTTTCTTCTTCTTCGCCGCCGAGCTGCTCGACACCTGGCTGTGGCGATGGGCGGCATTCCTGATCGTGTTCGGGGTGATGGTCCTGGTCACCGCGATCTTCGCGCTCCTCGGCTATCTCAAGGTCCGTCGCATCAGGGGACCGCAGAAGACGATCGAATCGGTCAAGGAACTGCCCGAGGCGCTGACACCGGGCCACGATCGGGCCGGCGCCGTGGCGATCGAGTCGAACGGCGACGGAAAGTCCGGCAAGCCGGCGTCGACCTCTGACCCGTCAGGCTGGTAA
- the adh gene encoding aldehyde dehydrogenase, which yields MTVYSRPGSTDAVMSFESRYDNFIGGQWVPPVAGRYFENRSPVTGEVFCEIPRSDESDIEKALDAAHGAAPGWGKTSATERAIILNRIADRIEENLESIAVAESWDNGKPVRETLNADLPLAVDHFRYYAGAIRAQEGSLSEIDVDTVAYHFHEPLGVVGQIIPWNFPILMAVWKLAPALAAGNAVVLKPAEQTPASILYLMSLIGDLLPAGVLNVVNGFGVEAGKPLASSNRIAKIAFTGETTTGRLIMQYASQNLIPVTLELGGKSPNIFFSDVMAANDDYQDKALEGFTMFALNQGEVCTCPSRSLIQADIYDDFLAMAAIRTKAVRQGDPLDTETMIGAQASNDQLEKILSYIEIGKSEGAHVLTGGERADLGGDLNGGYYVQPTIFEGNNKMRIFQEEIFGPVVAVTSFKDYDDAIGIANDTLYGLGAGVWSRDGNTAYRAGRDIKAGRVWTNCYHQYPAHAAFGGYKQSGIGRENHKMMLDHYQQTKNLLVSYSNKAQGFF from the coding sequence ATGACCGTCTATTCACGACCGGGAAGCACGGACGCCGTGATGTCATTCGAGTCGCGGTACGACAACTTCATCGGCGGGCAGTGGGTGCCGCCCGTCGCCGGCCGATATTTCGAGAACCGTTCCCCCGTGACGGGAGAAGTGTTCTGCGAGATCCCGCGCTCGGACGAATCCGACATCGAGAAGGCGCTCGACGCCGCGCACGGTGCGGCACCCGGTTGGGGCAAGACCTCGGCGACTGAACGCGCCATCATTCTCAACCGGATCGCCGACCGCATCGAGGAGAACCTCGAATCAATCGCAGTCGCCGAATCGTGGGACAACGGCAAGCCGGTGCGCGAGACGCTGAACGCCGACCTGCCGTTGGCGGTCGATCACTTCCGGTACTACGCGGGCGCCATCCGCGCACAAGAAGGCTCGCTGTCGGAGATCGACGTAGACACCGTGGCGTATCACTTCCATGAACCGCTCGGCGTCGTCGGCCAGATCATTCCCTGGAACTTTCCGATCCTGATGGCGGTGTGGAAGCTGGCTCCCGCGCTGGCGGCGGGAAACGCGGTGGTACTCAAGCCTGCCGAGCAGACCCCCGCGTCGATCCTCTACCTGATGAGCCTGATCGGTGACCTGCTGCCCGCCGGCGTCTTGAACGTGGTCAACGGCTTCGGCGTCGAGGCGGGCAAGCCGCTCGCGTCGTCGAATCGCATCGCGAAGATCGCGTTCACCGGCGAGACCACCACCGGCCGGCTGATCATGCAGTACGCATCGCAGAACCTGATTCCGGTGACGTTGGAGCTGGGCGGCAAAAGCCCCAACATCTTCTTCAGCGATGTGATGGCCGCCAACGACGACTATCAGGACAAGGCGCTGGAGGGTTTCACGATGTTCGCCCTCAACCAGGGCGAGGTGTGCACCTGCCCGTCGCGCAGCCTGATCCAGGCCGACATCTACGACGACTTCCTCGCGATGGCGGCCATTCGCACCAAGGCGGTCCGGCAGGGTGATCCGCTGGACACCGAGACGATGATCGGGGCACAGGCATCCAACGATCAGCTGGAAAAGATCCTGTCCTACATCGAGATCGGCAAAAGCGAAGGCGCGCATGTCCTTACGGGTGGCGAGCGTGCTGACCTCGGCGGCGATCTCAACGGCGGCTACTACGTGCAGCCGACGATCTTCGAGGGCAACAACAAGATGCGCATCTTCCAGGAAGAGATCTTCGGACCCGTCGTCGCGGTCACGTCGTTCAAGGACTACGACGACGCGATCGGCATCGCCAACGACACCCTGTACGGACTCGGCGCGGGCGTGTGGAGCCGGGACGGGAACACCGCGTACCGGGCCGGACGCGACATCAAGGCCGGCCGAGTATGGACCAACTGCTACCACCAGTACCCCGCGCATGCGGCCTTCGGCGGCTACAAGCAGTCGGGCATCGGCCGCGAGAACCACAAGATGATGCTCGACCACTACCAGCAGACCAAGAACCTGCTGGTGTCCTACTCCAACAAAGCCCAAGGATTCTTCTGA
- the acs gene encoding acetate--CoA ligase, protein MTGTSTKHTDVPSSYAPSDEFAAQANASEEMYREADADRLAFWAKQAERLAWVTPFTEVLDWSEAPFAKWFVGGKLNVAYNCVDRHVEAGNGDRVAIHWQGEPADDTRTITYAQLQSEVCKAANALTELGLVSGDRVAIYMPMIPEAIVSMLACARLGVMHSVVFAGFSSTALAARIEDAEAKLVITSDGQFRRGQAVSLKESVDEALEAAGGAENGPVEHVLVVRRTGIDTPWSEGRDVWWHDTVEPASPEHTPEAFDSEHPLFLLYTSGTTGKPKGIMHTTGGYLTQTSYTHHYVFDIKPETDVYWCTADIGWVTGHSYIVYGPLSNGATQVVYEGTPNSPNEHRHFEIIEKYGVTIYYTAPTLVRMFMKWGREFPDAHDLSSLRLLGSVGEPINPEAWRWYRDAFGGNKTPIVDTWWQTETGAIMISPLPGITETKPGSAMKPLPGISALIVDEEGRELVPGADEAEHVTGYLVLDKPWPAMLRGIWGDPDRYKETYWSRYGKQGWYFAGDGARVDSDGSIWLLGRIDDVMNVSGHRISTTEVESALVGHSGVAEAAVVGANDETTGQGICAFVILESHAKHRDDDDMVHELREHVAKDIGKIARPREIHVVPELPKTRSGKIMRRLLRDVAEGRELGDTSTLVDPNVFEAIRASKAET, encoded by the coding sequence ATGACAGGCACCTCGACGAAGCACACCGACGTTCCGTCCTCCTATGCCCCCTCCGACGAATTCGCCGCGCAAGCCAACGCGTCCGAGGAGATGTACCGCGAAGCCGACGCCGACCGTCTCGCGTTCTGGGCCAAACAGGCCGAGCGACTGGCGTGGGTGACCCCGTTCACCGAGGTACTGGACTGGTCGGAGGCGCCGTTCGCGAAGTGGTTCGTCGGCGGCAAGCTCAATGTCGCCTACAACTGCGTGGACCGCCACGTCGAGGCGGGCAACGGCGACCGCGTGGCGATCCACTGGCAGGGCGAACCGGCCGATGACACCCGCACGATCACCTACGCGCAGTTGCAGTCCGAGGTGTGCAAGGCCGCCAATGCGCTCACCGAGCTGGGCCTCGTCTCAGGCGACCGGGTCGCCATCTACATGCCGATGATTCCGGAGGCCATCGTCTCCATGCTGGCGTGCGCGCGCCTTGGCGTCATGCACTCCGTCGTCTTCGCGGGCTTCTCGTCGACCGCGCTCGCGGCCCGCATCGAGGACGCCGAAGCCAAGCTCGTCATCACCAGCGACGGGCAGTTCCGACGCGGTCAGGCGGTGTCGCTGAAGGAGTCCGTCGACGAGGCGTTGGAAGCGGCGGGCGGCGCGGAGAATGGCCCAGTCGAGCACGTACTTGTGGTGCGCCGCACCGGAATCGACACGCCGTGGAGCGAGGGCCGCGACGTCTGGTGGCACGACACCGTCGAGCCGGCATCACCGGAGCACACCCCCGAGGCGTTCGACTCCGAACACCCGCTGTTCCTGCTTTACACCTCGGGAACCACCGGCAAGCCCAAGGGCATCATGCACACGACGGGCGGCTATCTGACCCAGACCTCGTACACACACCACTACGTCTTCGACATCAAGCCCGAGACGGATGTGTACTGGTGCACCGCGGACATCGGCTGGGTCACCGGCCACAGCTACATCGTCTACGGGCCCTTGTCGAACGGCGCAACGCAGGTGGTCTACGAGGGCACACCGAACTCACCGAACGAACACCGCCACTTCGAGATCATCGAGAAGTACGGCGTCACCATCTATTACACGGCGCCCACGCTGGTCCGCATGTTCATGAAGTGGGGTCGCGAATTCCCGGATGCCCACGACCTGTCGAGTCTTCGGTTGCTGGGATCGGTGGGTGAGCCGATCAACCCGGAGGCGTGGCGGTGGTATCGGGATGCGTTCGGCGGCAACAAGACTCCGATCGTCGACACCTGGTGGCAGACCGAGACCGGCGCGATCATGATCTCGCCGTTGCCCGGCATCACCGAAACCAAACCCGGCTCGGCGATGAAGCCGCTGCCCGGCATCTCGGCGCTCATCGTCGACGAGGAGGGCCGGGAGTTGGTGCCCGGGGCCGACGAGGCCGAGCACGTCACGGGTTACCTCGTCCTGGACAAGCCGTGGCCGGCGATGCTGCGCGGCATCTGGGGCGACCCGGACAGGTACAAGGAGACCTACTGGTCCCGCTACGGCAAGCAGGGCTGGTACTTCGCGGGCGACGGCGCGCGGGTCGACTCCGACGGTTCGATCTGGCTGCTGGGCCGCATCGATGACGTGATGAACGTTTCGGGACACCGGATTTCGACCACCGAGGTGGAGTCGGCACTGGTCGGCCACTCGGGGGTGGCCGAGGCGGCCGTGGTCGGTGCCAACGACGAGACCACCGGTCAGGGCATCTGCGCGTTCGTCATCCTCGAGTCGCATGCCAAGCACCGCGACGACGACGACATGGTCCACGAACTTCGTGAGCATGTCGCCAAAGACATCGGCAAGATTGCGAGGCCTCGGGAGATCCACGTCGTACCCGAGCTGCCGAAGACCCGCAGCGGCAAGATCATGCGCCGACTGCTGCGCGATGTCGCCGAAGGACGTGAGCTCGGCGACACCTCGACTCTGGTGGATCCCAACGTGTTCGAGGCGATCCGGGCCAGTAAGGCCGAGACCTAG
- a CDS encoding S1 family peptidase, with protein sequence MGSQVGRVEEVLQLRSSGRCLRIPVVVATLIASFVPTAAIAHAQDPVTLGGGSGLVVNGETFCTLTAIGNDNRGSLIGFTSAHCGGPGAQVAAEGHEDAGVLGTMVAGNDLLDYAVIEFDPQKVRPVNNIDGFQIDGLGPDPVVGDIACKLGRTTGYSCGVTWGPGDEPGTFINQVCGQPGDSGAPVTVNNRLVGMIHGAFSEELPTCIIKYIPLHTPAVNMSFNTQLADIVAKNRPGSGFVPVGAAPAA encoded by the coding sequence ATGGGATCGCAGGTCGGGCGAGTCGAGGAGGTTCTTCAGTTGAGGAGCAGCGGCCGCTGCCTGCGGATCCCAGTGGTTGTCGCCACCCTGATCGCGTCGTTCGTGCCGACCGCCGCGATCGCGCATGCCCAGGATCCCGTCACGCTGGGCGGTGGCTCGGGGCTGGTGGTCAACGGCGAGACGTTCTGCACGCTCACTGCGATCGGCAACGACAACCGGGGCAGCCTGATCGGATTCACTTCCGCGCACTGCGGTGGTCCCGGCGCGCAGGTCGCCGCGGAGGGCCACGAGGATGCCGGCGTGCTCGGCACGATGGTGGCGGGCAACGACCTTCTCGACTACGCGGTCATCGAGTTCGACCCGCAGAAGGTGCGTCCGGTCAACAACATCGACGGTTTCCAGATCGACGGCCTCGGCCCCGACCCCGTCGTCGGCGACATCGCCTGCAAGCTCGGCCGCACCACCGGGTACTCGTGCGGCGTCACCTGGGGGCCGGGCGACGAGCCGGGCACCTTCATCAACCAGGTGTGCGGTCAGCCGGGCGACTCCGGCGCACCAGTGACCGTCAACAACCGGCTGGTCGGCATGATCCACGGCGCGTTCTCCGAAGAGCTTCCGACGTGCATCATCAAATACATCCCACTACACACGCCCGCAGTGAACATGTCGTTCAATACCCAGTTGGCCGACATCGTCGCCAAGAACCGGCCCGGCTCCGGCTTCGTTCCCGTCGGTGCAGCACCGGCCGCCTGA
- a CDS encoding TlpA disulfide reductase family protein: MTTSTRWTVAVMAVVVALGAALWTQLGGDESQPGSTGLGTSRDRRDADTAEALAEPRASADLMPCPTTGVGEGPQALRGIILECAGDGSSVDVAKAVAGRTVVLNLWAYWCAPCAQELPAMAEYQRRVGSEVTVLTVHQDENETAALLRLAELGVHLPTLQDGRRRIAAALKVPNVMPATVVLRANGSVAAILPRSFADADEIAAAIDPELGEPG; the protein is encoded by the coding sequence ATGACCACCTCGACCCGCTGGACCGTGGCCGTGATGGCCGTGGTGGTCGCCCTCGGTGCCGCGCTGTGGACCCAGCTCGGCGGCGACGAATCCCAGCCGGGCTCGACGGGTCTGGGCACCTCCCGCGACCGGCGCGACGCCGACACCGCGGAGGCGCTGGCCGAACCCCGCGCCAGCGCCGACCTGATGCCATGTCCGACGACGGGTGTCGGGGAAGGTCCGCAGGCGTTGCGCGGCATCATCCTGGAATGCGCCGGTGACGGGTCCAGCGTCGATGTCGCGAAGGCGGTGGCGGGCCGCACGGTCGTGCTCAACCTGTGGGCCTACTGGTGCGCGCCGTGCGCCCAGGAACTGCCCGCAATGGCCGAGTACCAGCGCCGGGTCGGTTCGGAGGTGACGGTGCTGACGGTGCATCAGGACGAGAACGAGACAGCTGCCCTGCTGCGACTGGCTGAGCTGGGCGTACACCTGCCGACGCTGCAGGACGGGCGTAGGCGCATCGCGGCCGCGCTGAAGGTTCCGAACGTCATGCCCGCGACGGTTGTGCTGCGTGCGAACGGTAGCGTTGCCGCAATCCTGCCGCGGTCCTTCGCCGACGCCGACGAGATCGCGGCCGCCATCGACCCAGAGTTAGGAGAGCCGGGGTGA
- the adhP gene encoding alcohol dehydrogenase AdhP has product MTQTLDNNVTGDPSVATMRAAVVTEFGAPLDITDVELPVPGYGEALVKLETSGICHTDLHAAHGDWPVKPAPPFVPGHEGYGTVVALGEGVQDLAVGDKVGNAWLWSACGSCEFCRTGWETLCESQRNGGYSVDGSFGTYMVVNAAYAARIPEGADPLEVAPILCAGVTVYKGLKVTDTRPGQWVAISGIGGLGHIAVQYARAMGLRVVAVDIDDAKLALAEQLGAEVTVNAKTQEAIAEVQKATGGVHGVLVTAVHPQAFGQAIGLTRRGGTIVFNGLPPGDFPAPIFDIVLKGLTIRGSIVGTRQDMAEALDFYTRGLIHPTVTSAALDDVNEVFERMERGQIDGRVVIDYR; this is encoded by the coding sequence ATGACACAGACACTCGACAACAACGTCACCGGCGACCCCTCCGTCGCCACGATGCGCGCCGCGGTGGTCACAGAATTCGGTGCGCCACTGGACATCACCGATGTGGAACTACCTGTGCCCGGATACGGCGAAGCCCTCGTCAAGCTGGAGACCTCGGGCATTTGCCACACCGATTTGCATGCGGCGCACGGTGACTGGCCGGTCAAGCCGGCTCCGCCTTTCGTGCCCGGGCACGAGGGATACGGCACCGTGGTGGCACTCGGCGAGGGAGTGCAGGATCTCGCCGTCGGCGACAAGGTCGGCAACGCGTGGCTGTGGTCGGCGTGCGGCAGCTGCGAATTCTGCCGCACCGGCTGGGAGACGCTGTGCGAGAGCCAACGTAACGGCGGCTATTCAGTGGACGGCAGCTTCGGCACCTACATGGTGGTGAACGCCGCCTATGCGGCGCGCATCCCAGAGGGCGCCGATCCGCTGGAGGTTGCTCCGATCCTGTGTGCCGGTGTGACCGTGTACAAGGGGCTCAAGGTCACCGACACCCGACCCGGTCAGTGGGTCGCGATCTCGGGCATCGGCGGTCTGGGTCATATCGCGGTGCAATATGCGCGAGCCATGGGGCTTCGCGTGGTGGCCGTGGACATCGACGACGCGAAGCTGGCACTTGCCGAACAACTCGGTGCCGAGGTCACTGTGAACGCCAAGACCCAGGAGGCGATTGCCGAAGTGCAGAAGGCGACCGGTGGAGTGCATGGCGTGCTCGTCACCGCGGTGCATCCGCAGGCGTTCGGGCAGGCGATCGGCCTGACGCGACGAGGCGGCACCATCGTCTTCAACGGTCTTCCGCCAGGCGACTTTCCGGCACCCATATTCGACATCGTCCTCAAGGGGCTCACCATTCGCGGCTCGATCGTCGGCACCCGCCAGGACATGGCCGAGGCGCTCGACTTCTACACCCGCGGGCTCATCCACCCCACCGTCACGAGCGCGGCCCTCGACGACGTCAATGAGGTGTTCGAGCGGATGGAGCGCGGCCAGATCGATGGTCGCGTCGTCATCGACTACCGGTAG
- the marP gene encoding acid resistance serine protease MarP: MTSSQWLDLAVLAVAFIAAVSGWRSGALGSLLSFVGVVLGAVAGVLLAPHVVANLEGPRTKLFVTLFLILALVVVGEIAGVVLGRAVRGAIRNPGVRTLDSTIGVALQIVAVLVAAWMLTYPLQTSDQPNLAAAVRGSVVLKEVDDVAPSWLRSVPTRLSALLDTSGLPDVLQPFGRTPIVAVDAPDAALAGDPAVTATRPSVVKIRGVAPGCQKVLEGTGFVVAPNRVMSNAHVVAGAESATVEVDGRTYDAYVVSYDPQADISILDVPDLTATPLEFTQGEAATGTDAVVMGYPGGGDFVATPARIRETIELNGPDIYRNTTVTRQVYTVRGSVRQGNSGGPMIDRTGKVLGVVFGAAVDDADTGFVLTAEEVGRQFDKINNTQRVATGSCVT, translated from the coding sequence ATGACATCGTCGCAATGGCTCGACCTCGCCGTCCTCGCGGTGGCGTTCATCGCCGCCGTCTCGGGATGGCGCTCCGGCGCGCTCGGATCGCTGCTGTCCTTCGTGGGCGTGGTGCTCGGCGCGGTGGCCGGTGTCCTGCTGGCCCCGCACGTCGTCGCCAACCTCGAAGGTCCGCGCACCAAGCTCTTCGTCACGCTCTTCCTGATCCTCGCGCTGGTGGTCGTCGGTGAGATCGCGGGCGTGGTGCTCGGCCGGGCCGTGCGGGGCGCCATTCGCAACCCCGGGGTGCGGACGCTGGACTCCACCATCGGGGTGGCGCTGCAAATCGTCGCCGTGCTTGTCGCCGCGTGGATGCTCACCTACCCGCTGCAAACCTCCGACCAGCCGAACCTGGCCGCCGCCGTACGCGGATCGGTGGTGCTCAAGGAAGTGGATGACGTTGCGCCGAGCTGGCTGAGGTCCGTGCCGACGCGGCTGTCGGCGCTGCTGGACACCTCCGGCCTACCCGACGTATTGCAGCCGTTCGGGCGCACCCCGATCGTCGCCGTCGACGCTCCTGACGCCGCGCTTGCGGGCGACCCCGCCGTTACGGCGACGCGGCCCAGCGTGGTCAAGATCCGCGGTGTCGCGCCCGGATGTCAGAAGGTGCTCGAGGGCACCGGATTCGTCGTGGCGCCGAATCGGGTGATGTCCAACGCGCACGTCGTCGCCGGTGCGGAAAGTGCCACCGTCGAGGTCGACGGCCGGACATACGACGCGTATGTCGTCTCCTACGATCCGCAGGCCGACATCTCGATCCTCGACGTTCCCGACCTGACCGCCACACCGCTGGAATTCACCCAGGGCGAGGCCGCCACTGGGACGGACGCCGTTGTGATGGGTTATCCGGGTGGTGGCGACTTCGTCGCGACGCCTGCCCGTATCCGCGAGACCATCGAGCTCAACGGTCCCGACATCTACCGCAACACCACCGTCACGCGTCAGGTGTACACCGTCAGAGGCAGTGTGCGACAAGGTAATTCAGGTGGACCAATGATCGACCGCACCGGTAAGGTACTCGGTGTGGTCTTCGGTGCGGCAGTAGACGACGCCGACACCGGCTTCGTGCTGACAGCCGAGGAGGTCGGGCGCCAGTTCGACAAGATCAACAACACCCAGCGCGTCGCCACGGGATCCTGTGTCACCTAG
- a CDS encoding helix-turn-helix domain-containing protein: MDTTGSAVDRTIAPSLPAALRRAHELFVAGQVDASYLAAAAIRRVVVESWQRSIATGVDPDLSGSPAAEALCRNETTLAEMRACHPLAATLPIIRRLLVNDAADSGVVVAVSAANGTLLWVEGDAAACRRAESMNFVPGADWSERGAGTNAPGTALALDREIQIRESEHFSRIVQPWTCTAVPVHDPVTGALIGAVDLTGDGQVASPQALGLVRATVAAVEGQLALMHLTASKTTPATAQPRLAVLGGDRPRWIAPDNDGRVQSLSLTGRHADILVLLTRHPEGLSADHLALLLDEKDLDVVTVRAEMSRLRRVIGPHHLDSRPYRLTGLVSSDVSEVFDALAADDVEEALRCYAGPLLPQSVSPAIARVRTELSMSVRGAVLTAGRPALLRRWLETPEGRDDRDGWQMLHDVAGTGPAARARASGHLAGLDLELG, translated from the coding sequence ATGGACACAACCGGATCCGCAGTCGACAGGACGATCGCCCCGTCGCTCCCTGCCGCACTGCGCCGGGCGCATGAGTTGTTCGTCGCAGGTCAAGTCGACGCGTCCTACCTGGCCGCCGCGGCCATTCGCCGCGTGGTGGTCGAGAGCTGGCAGCGCAGCATCGCCACCGGTGTGGACCCTGACCTGAGCGGTTCACCAGCGGCGGAGGCGTTGTGCCGCAACGAGACCACCCTCGCCGAGATGCGTGCCTGCCACCCGTTGGCAGCGACGTTGCCGATAATCCGTCGGTTGCTCGTCAACGACGCTGCCGATTCCGGAGTGGTTGTAGCGGTCTCGGCGGCTAACGGCACTCTGCTGTGGGTCGAGGGTGACGCCGCAGCATGCCGCCGGGCCGAATCGATGAACTTCGTTCCCGGTGCCGACTGGAGTGAACGCGGTGCGGGGACCAACGCTCCAGGGACCGCGCTGGCGCTCGACCGCGAAATCCAGATCCGCGAATCCGAGCACTTCTCTCGAATCGTCCAACCCTGGACTTGCACCGCGGTCCCCGTCCATGACCCGGTAACCGGGGCCCTCATCGGCGCCGTCGACCTGACCGGCGACGGCCAGGTCGCCTCGCCTCAGGCACTCGGTCTGGTTCGCGCAACGGTGGCGGCGGTCGAAGGCCAGTTGGCGCTGATGCATCTGACGGCCTCGAAGACGACGCCGGCAACGGCACAGCCGCGACTGGCCGTGCTGGGCGGTGATCGTCCCCGCTGGATCGCGCCCGACAACGACGGCCGAGTCCAATCGCTGTCGTTGACCGGCCGTCACGCCGACATCCTCGTTCTGCTGACCCGCCACCCCGAGGGGCTTTCCGCCGACCACCTCGCATTGCTGCTCGACGAGAAGGATCTCGACGTCGTCACCGTGCGCGCGGAGATGTCGCGACTGCGCCGTGTAATCGGTCCACACCACCTGGATTCGCGTCCCTACCGATTGACCGGGTTGGTCAGCAGCGACGTCAGCGAGGTGTTCGACGCACTGGCCGCCGACGATGTCGAGGAAGCGCTCCGCTGCTATGCGGGTCCGCTTCTGCCGCAATCGGTGTCACCGGCGATCGCGCGCGTACGCACCGAACTTTCCATGAGTGTTCGCGGCGCGGTGCTGACCGCTGGACGACCCGCCCTGCTGCGCCGCTGGCTGGAGACGCCGGAAGGCCGCGATGACCGAGACGGATGGCAGATGCTTCACGATGTCGCTGGAACGGGACCAGCGGCGCGTGCACGGGCCAGCGGGCACCTGGCCGGCCTTGACCTCGAATTGGGTTAG
- a CDS encoding NUDIX hydrolase — protein sequence MSWASEGSRLVPDAAPSWLKPLVDNAKDIKHAYRRRVPPEVLAMVTAANTKAAVTGARRDAAVLVLFSGPTDSPSGGLPDDADLLVTVRASTLRHHAGQAAFPGGAADPGDTGPVFTALREATEETGIDQTRLQPLATLERMFIPPSGFHVVPVLAYSPDPGPVAVIDESETAVVARVPVRAFVNPENRIMVYRKENTRRTAGPAFLLNEMLVWGFTGQVVSAMLDVAGWARSWNTDDIRELEDAMAQVGWDDDYGKAQP from the coding sequence GTGAGTTGGGCCAGCGAAGGGAGCCGACTCGTTCCCGATGCGGCCCCATCGTGGCTAAAACCGCTGGTCGACAACGCCAAAGACATCAAGCACGCCTACCGCAGGCGGGTGCCTCCCGAGGTGCTGGCGATGGTCACCGCCGCGAACACGAAGGCAGCGGTCACTGGGGCCCGACGTGACGCCGCGGTGCTGGTGCTGTTCTCCGGCCCGACCGATTCACCGTCCGGTGGCCTTCCCGACGACGCCGATCTGCTGGTGACCGTGCGTGCGTCCACCCTGCGTCACCACGCCGGACAAGCCGCCTTCCCGGGTGGGGCCGCCGATCCAGGCGACACCGGACCGGTGTTCACCGCGCTGCGCGAGGCCACCGAGGAAACCGGCATCGACCAGACCCGGTTGCAGCCGCTGGCCACCCTCGAGCGGATGTTCATCCCGCCGTCGGGCTTTCACGTGGTGCCGGTGCTCGCCTACTCGCCCGATCCAGGGCCGGTGGCGGTGATCGACGAGTCCGAAACGGCGGTCGTGGCGCGGGTCCCGGTCCGGGCGTTCGTCAATCCCGAGAACCGAATCATGGTCTACCGCAAGGAGAACACGCGCCGCACCGCCGGCCCGGCGTTCCTGCTGAACGAGATGCTGGTGTGGGGATTCACCGGGCAGGTGGTCTCGGCGATGCTCGACGTCGCAGGCTGGGCGCGGTCGTGGAACACCGACGACATCCGCGAACTAGAGGACGCAATGGCGCAAGTCGGATGGGACGACGACTACGGTAAGGCGCAACCATGA
- a CDS encoding alpha/beta fold hydrolase — protein sequence MPPDPSVVRIDGPWNHLQVHANGIRFHVVEAQSRDSSSIPVTERPLVILLHGFGSFWWSWRHQLRGLTGARVVAVDLRGYGGSDKPPRGYDGWTLAGDTAGLVRALGHKAATLVGHADGGLVCWATAVLHPRMVRSIAVVSSPHPVALRASALTRRDQGRALLPWMLRYQIPAWPEHSLTRHNGEELERLVRSRAGGKWLASEDFSETISYMRCAIQIPSAAHSALEYQRWAVRSQFRGEGRRFMRSMRRPIHVPVLHLRGDADPYVLADPVYRTQHYAPHGRYVSIAGAGHFAHEEAPEAVNDQLSRYVAQVYGA from the coding sequence ATGCCACCCGATCCGTCGGTCGTTCGGATCGACGGTCCCTGGAACCATCTCCAGGTGCACGCGAATGGAATTCGTTTCCATGTGGTCGAGGCGCAATCCCGGGACTCATCGTCCATACCGGTCACGGAGCGCCCGCTGGTCATCCTGCTGCATGGGTTCGGATCATTCTGGTGGTCATGGCGTCACCAACTCCGCGGGTTGACGGGTGCGCGGGTGGTGGCCGTCGACCTGCGCGGCTACGGCGGCAGTGACAAACCACCACGCGGTTACGACGGTTGGACGCTGGCCGGCGACACCGCCGGGCTGGTCCGCGCGCTCGGCCACAAGGCCGCGACGCTGGTCGGCCATGCAGACGGCGGCCTGGTCTGCTGGGCGACCGCGGTGCTGCATCCGCGCATGGTCCGGTCGATCGCGGTTGTCAGCTCGCCACATCCGGTCGCACTGCGCGCTTCGGCGCTGACACGACGAGACCAGGGGCGGGCGCTGCTGCCGTGGATGCTGCGCTACCAGATTCCGGCATGGCCCGAGCACTCCTTGACACGCCACAACGGCGAGGAACTCGAGCGGCTGGTCCGCAGCCGCGCAGGCGGGAAATGGCTTGCCTCCGAAGACTTTTCCGAGACGATCTCCTACATGCGGTGTGCGATCCAGATTCCCTCGGCCGCGCATTCGGCGTTGGAATACCAGCGCTGGGCGGTGCGTAGCCAGTTCCGCGGTGAAGGGCGGCGGTTCATGCGCTCGATGCGGCGGCCCATCCATGTGCCGGTGCTGCACCTGCGCGGCGACGCCGACCCGTACGTCCTCGCCGACCCGGTGTATCGAACCCAGCACTACGCACCGCATGGCCGCTACGTATCGATCGCCGGCGCAGGGCATTTCGCACACGAGGAAGCGCCAGAAGCGGTCAACGACCAGCTGTCGCGCTACGTGGCGCAGGTGTACGGCGCCTGA